One segment of Deinococcus metalli DNA contains the following:
- the ftsA gene encoding cell division protein FtsA codes for MKDNPIIVGLDIGTTKITTVIGEVAEGGNVDIIGEGSVPSEGMKRGSVVNLERATHAIRQSVQAAERVSGVKVDRVFVSVAGNHAKAITSHGLAAIRRNQEIAQPDVDRAIENARAVPLDPNLEIIHTLPQEYVVDGQEGIKSPVGMHGVRLEVDVHIVAGTAGPLLNLRRCVQEAGLQVGGFVLHALASGMATLEAVEQMQTVIVVDMGGGTTDVGVFKRGNLAHSACIPIGGEHVTADLAQILKIPMEEAENVKRRYGAALPELADQDLTLEITTASGSTHAISAFELSRIIKPRLAEIFSLIRDEIDHTLGPVELVAQGVVLTGGAAGLRGVADLARDRFRLPVRVGRPRGIGGLNDIVNDPGHAASVGLVLYGIGQDGKVPHTVFKDDPNKDRIEGLDVPPVVVAPPVVEPKPAKPSTGEGFMDRVRNLFKDWL; via the coding sequence ATGAAGGACAACCCGATCATCGTGGGCCTGGACATCGGCACCACCAAAATCACCACCGTCATCGGCGAGGTCGCCGAGGGCGGCAACGTCGACATCATCGGCGAGGGCAGCGTGCCCAGCGAGGGCATGAAGCGCGGCTCCGTCGTGAACCTGGAACGCGCCACCCACGCCATCCGCCAGTCCGTGCAGGCCGCCGAACGCGTCAGCGGCGTGAAGGTCGACCGGGTGTTCGTGTCGGTCGCCGGCAACCACGCCAAGGCCATCACGTCGCACGGCCTGGCCGCCATCCGCCGCAACCAGGAAATCGCGCAGCCCGACGTGGACCGCGCCATCGAGAACGCCCGCGCGGTGCCGCTCGACCCCAACCTCGAGATCATCCACACCCTGCCGCAGGAATACGTGGTGGACGGCCAGGAGGGCATCAAGAGCCCGGTCGGCATGCACGGCGTGCGCCTGGAAGTGGACGTGCACATCGTCGCCGGCACCGCCGGACCGCTGCTGAACCTGCGCCGCTGCGTGCAGGAAGCCGGCCTCCAGGTGGGCGGCTTTGTGCTGCACGCCCTGGCGTCCGGCATGGCCACGCTGGAAGCCGTCGAGCAGATGCAGACCGTGATCGTGGTGGACATGGGCGGCGGCACCACCGACGTCGGCGTGTTCAAGCGCGGCAACCTCGCGCACTCGGCGTGCATTCCCATCGGCGGCGAGCACGTCACGGCAGACCTCGCGCAGATCCTCAAGATCCCCATGGAGGAGGCCGAGAACGTCAAGCGGCGCTACGGCGCGGCCCTGCCGGAACTCGCGGATCAGGACCTCACGCTGGAGATCACCACCGCGTCGGGCAGCACGCACGCCATCAGCGCCTTCGAACTGTCGCGCATCATCAAGCCCCGCCTGGCCGAGATCTTCTCGCTGATCCGCGACGAGATCGATCACACCCTGGGCCCGGTGGAACTCGTCGCGCAGGGCGTGGTGCTCACGGGCGGCGCGGCCGGCCTGCGCGGCGTGGCGGATCTCGCCCGGGACCGCTTCCGGCTGCCGGTGCGGGTGGGCCGGCCGCGCGGCATCGGCGGCCTGAACGACATCGTGAACGACCCCGGCCACGCCGCCAGCGTGGGCCTGGTGCTGTACGGCATCGGCCAGGACGGCAAGGTGCCGCACACGGTCTTCAAGGATGACCCGAACAAGGACCGTATCGAGGGCCTGGACGTGCCGCCCGTGGTGGTCGCTCCGCCGGTGGTGGAGCCGAAGCCGGCCAAGCCGTCCACGGGCGAGGGCTTCATGGACCGCGTCCGCAACCTCTTCAAAGACTGGCTCTGA
- a CDS encoding cell division protein FtsQ/DivIB produces the protein MARPGTGVTTAGAAAEHPSRPRWPWIVGAALLGAALAASWFALPVRQIGVTGNVQVPAARVKQLAGAQAGFGWLYYGPWRARGLLDSPWIASAVVTRRFPDRVAIAVTERRAVARWQSGGVTKAVSADGAVMPGSSGLGALPLIRGWGPDRHTDALRVISALSGYNVRSVDYSPAGLRVSLPTGSIWSGDLESLLKYAGSISMYPDKDLAIYPWGVSVQE, from the coding sequence GTGGCCCGACCGGGGACCGGCGTGACGACGGCCGGCGCAGCAGCCGAGCACCCGTCACGCCCGCGCTGGCCGTGGATCGTGGGAGCGGCGCTGCTGGGAGCGGCGCTGGCGGCGTCGTGGTTCGCGCTGCCGGTGCGGCAGATCGGCGTGACGGGAAACGTGCAGGTGCCGGCCGCCCGCGTCAAGCAGCTCGCGGGCGCGCAGGCGGGCTTCGGGTGGCTGTACTACGGCCCGTGGCGCGCGCGCGGCCTGCTGGACAGCCCGTGGATCGCGTCGGCGGTCGTCACGCGGCGCTTTCCCGACCGCGTGGCCATCGCGGTGACGGAGCGGCGGGCGGTGGCGCGCTGGCAGTCGGGAGGCGTCACGAAGGCGGTCTCGGCCGACGGCGCGGTGATGCCGGGCAGCAGCGGCCTGGGCGCCCTGCCGCTGATCCGGGGCTGGGGGCCGGACCGGCACACGGACGCCCTGAGGGTGATCTCGGCACTGTCCGGGTACAATGTCAGGTCGGTGGACTACTCACCGGCGGGCCTGCGGGTGTCGTTGCCCACGGGCTCGATCTGGAGTGGCGACCTCGAATCCCTCCTGAAGTATGCTGGGAGCATCAGCATGTACCCCGATAAAGACCTTGCAATTTACCCCTGGGGGGTGAGCGTCCAGGAATGA